Proteins co-encoded in one Bacillus sp. FSL H8-0547 genomic window:
- a CDS encoding carbohydrate ABC transporter permease encodes MGNRYTGRTFVLEIIAIAIALIFLIPFYFVLVNSVKPFAAILIDAAAWPKEFMFSNYAKVWEVINFPRAFWNSLIITVFSNIGLVIISSMAAWKMVRTPGRFSKILFVLFVAAMVIPFQTVMIPLMKLGGILGLTNSIPGLIIMYFGFGVPLSLFLYHGFVKTVPVEIEESAKIDGCSEFGVFWRIVFPLLKPITVTVVILNTLWIWNDYLLPLLVLQDAELRTIPLAASSFFAQYTKQWDMGLAALVLGITPVVIFFLFLQKHIIKGIASGSIK; translated from the coding sequence ATGGGCAACCGGTATACAGGCAGAACATTTGTCCTCGAGATCATAGCAATCGCAATTGCGCTGATCTTCCTGATTCCGTTTTACTTCGTTCTAGTAAACTCAGTTAAGCCGTTTGCAGCTATCTTAATAGATGCTGCAGCATGGCCGAAGGAATTTATGTTCTCTAACTACGCCAAAGTGTGGGAGGTTATCAACTTCCCGCGGGCTTTCTGGAACTCGCTTATCATCACGGTTTTCAGTAATATTGGGTTAGTGATCATCAGCTCCATGGCTGCGTGGAAAATGGTCCGCACGCCGGGCAGATTCAGCAAAATCCTGTTTGTCCTGTTTGTAGCAGCAATGGTTATTCCGTTCCAGACGGTGATGATTCCGCTGATGAAGCTTGGAGGCATCCTTGGTCTGACAAACAGCATTCCGGGTCTGATTATCATGTATTTCGGATTTGGTGTTCCGCTTTCTTTGTTCCTTTATCACGGGTTTGTGAAAACAGTGCCTGTTGAAATTGAAGAGTCAGCTAAGATTGACGGCTGCAGTGAGTTCGGCGTGTTCTGGAGAATCGTTTTCCCTCTCCTGAAGCCGATCACGGTAACGGTAGTCATTCTGAATACGCTTTGGATCTGGAATGATTACCTGCTTCCATTGCTTGTTCTGCAGGATGCGGAGCTGCGCACGATTCCGCTTGCGGCAAGTTCATTCTTTGCGCAGTACACAAAACAGTGGGATATGGGACTCGCAGCGCTGGTGCTTGGCATTACGCCGGTCGTGATTTTCTTCCTGTTCCTGCAAAAGCACATTATTAAAGGAATCGCATCAGGTTCGATCAAGTAG